Proteins co-encoded in one uncultured Draconibacterium sp. genomic window:
- the proB gene encoding glutamate 5-kinase has translation MQTRYKKITVKVGSNVLAKADGTLNVARIAHLVDQIAHLQKNGVEVVLVSSGAVAAGRAVMKKTKKSDAVSQRQLWAALGQVKLISRYSDFFHEEGLTCAQVLTTKENFSSRAHYLNMKNCITTLLENKVIPIVNENDTISVTELMFTDNDELSGLIASMVDSEALIILSNIDGVYTAHPDSEGAKLIERIQVTDKGPQDAISSERSDFGRGGMLTKFRIAKKVASDGIGVHVANGTRTNILVDLLDKSKNLKHTFFVPNKKPSSGVKKWIGYSDGFAKGQIQINNGAKKALFSDKAVSLLPVGIEKIESEFKKGDLIKITGINGEFVGMGKASYGSERIEKEKQSDKQKPVIHYDYLYVEYKTNETLT, from the coding sequence GTGCAGACCCGCTATAAAAAAATAACAGTAAAAGTAGGCAGCAATGTGTTAGCCAAAGCCGACGGAACACTCAACGTGGCGCGCATTGCCCACCTGGTAGACCAAATTGCTCATTTGCAGAAAAATGGCGTTGAGGTGGTTTTGGTATCATCGGGGGCAGTTGCTGCAGGCCGTGCTGTAATGAAAAAAACAAAAAAGTCGGACGCCGTATCGCAACGACAGTTATGGGCTGCACTGGGTCAGGTAAAATTAATTTCGCGTTATTCTGATTTTTTCCACGAAGAGGGGCTTACCTGCGCACAAGTGCTCACCACAAAGGAAAATTTTTCAAGCCGTGCACATTACCTGAACATGAAAAACTGTATCACCACTTTGCTTGAAAACAAGGTGATCCCGATTGTAAACGAGAACGACACCATTTCGGTAACCGAGTTAATGTTTACCGATAATGATGAACTGTCTGGATTAATTGCATCGATGGTTGATTCTGAAGCACTGATAATCCTCAGCAATATAGATGGTGTTTACACTGCTCACCCCGATAGTGAAGGAGCCAAACTAATTGAGCGTATTCAGGTAACAGACAAAGGCCCGCAGGATGCAATTTCGTCGGAACGATCAGATTTTGGCCGCGGCGGAATGCTCACCAAATTCAGAATTGCGAAAAAAGTGGCCAGCGACGGGATTGGTGTTCATGTTGCAAACGGAACGCGCACAAATATTCTTGTTGATTTATTAGATAAATCGAAAAACCTAAAACACACTTTTTTCGTACCGAACAAGAAACCATCAAGCGGAGTAAAAAAGTGGATCGGTTATTCTGATGGTTTTGCAAAGGGACAGATACAAATCAACAATGGAGCAAAAAAGGCATTGTTTTCAGACAAGGCCGTAAGCTTGCTACCGGTGGGAATTGAAAAAATTGAAAGCGAATTCAAAAAAGGAGATTTAATAAAAATAACAGGCATAAACGGCGAGTTTGTTGGCATGGGCAAAGCCTCGTACGGCTCGGAAAGAATTGAAAAGGAAAAACAATCCGACAAGCAAAAACCAGTAATACATTACGATTATTTGTACGTAGAATATAAAACGAACGAAACATTAACATAG
- the proC gene encoding pyrroline-5-carboxylate reductase, producing MENKKIAIIGVGNMGGAIALGLLKSGSVKASNISVSDRKEATLKKMSDLGIDAFDNNIDAAKDADVIIVAVKPYHIEGVINTLKPILSPEKIFISIVAGVGIDDLGKMAGNDVPIFRVMPNTAIALQESLTCISANGNTEPYREYVVELFDKLGKTIEIPEELMAAATVLSSCGIAYALRYIRAAMQGGIEIGFSAEMAQLITAQTVKGATELLLQSEHHPEREIDKVTTPMGVTITGLNEMEHKGFSSSLIQGVLASYKKIKDN from the coding sequence ATGGAAAATAAAAAAATAGCAATAATCGGGGTAGGAAACATGGGAGGCGCCATTGCACTTGGCCTTTTAAAATCGGGCTCAGTTAAAGCAAGTAACATCTCCGTTTCCGACAGAAAAGAAGCGACACTCAAAAAGATGAGTGACCTGGGAATTGATGCTTTCGACAACAACATCGACGCAGCAAAAGATGCTGACGTGATCATTGTTGCCGTAAAACCCTATCATATTGAGGGAGTAATTAATACCCTGAAACCCATTTTGTCGCCGGAGAAGATTTTCATTTCCATTGTTGCAGGAGTTGGTATCGATGATCTGGGAAAAATGGCCGGAAACGACGTCCCTATTTTCCGGGTAATGCCAAACACTGCTATTGCGTTACAGGAATCGTTAACCTGTATTTCGGCAAACGGCAACACCGAACCTTACCGCGAGTATGTAGTTGAGCTATTTGATAAGCTGGGGAAAACCATCGAGATTCCGGAAGAATTAATGGCAGCTGCAACTGTACTTTCCTCGTGTGGTATTGCTTATGCGCTACGTTATATTCGTGCAGCCATGCAAGGTGGTATCGAAATTGGTTTTAGCGCCGAAATGGCACAGCTAATCACCGCACAAACAGTAAAAGGTGCAACCGAATTGTTGCTGCAATCCGAACATCACCCCGAAAGAGAAATCGACAAAGTAACCACTCCGATGGGTGTTACCATAACCGGCCTAAACGAAATGGAACACAAAGGCTTTAGCTCTTCATTAATTCAGGGAGTTCTGGCCTCGTACAAAAAAATAAAAGACAACTAA
- a CDS encoding aspartate aminotransferase family protein, giving the protein MELFNVYPLFDIAPVKAEGCYVWDENGKKYLDLYGGHAVISIGHSHPTYVEKISNQLQQIGFYSNSVQNPLQKELAEKLGRQSGCEDYQLFLCNSGAEANENALKLASFITGKKKIISYKKGFHGRTSAAVAITDNPKIIAPVNETDNALILPFNDIDATEEALKKGDVAAVIVEGIQGIGGIYVPNTEFLNKLKQLTEKYVAVLILDEIQSGYGRSGKFFAYQHTDIKPDIVTMAKGMGNGFPIGGVLIQPEIEPWFGMLGTTFGGNHLACAAAIAVLDVMKEENLVENAEKVGNYLMDKLATIDAEFEIRGEGLMIGLEFKKPIAEIRKKLLFDYGIFTGVSGQNIIRLLPPLNLTTEQADTFLAAFAKVLGSFAE; this is encoded by the coding sequence ATGGAACTATTTAACGTATATCCACTTTTCGACATCGCTCCCGTAAAGGCAGAAGGCTGCTATGTTTGGGATGAGAACGGAAAGAAATACCTCGATCTTTACGGGGGGCACGCGGTAATTTCAATTGGGCACAGTCACCCAACTTATGTTGAAAAGATAAGCAATCAACTTCAGCAAATCGGATTTTATTCCAATTCAGTACAAAATCCTTTACAAAAGGAGCTGGCTGAAAAATTGGGCAGACAATCAGGCTGTGAAGATTATCAGCTTTTTCTTTGTAACTCGGGTGCCGAGGCCAATGAGAATGCACTGAAACTGGCTTCTTTTATAACCGGTAAAAAGAAAATTATCAGTTATAAAAAGGGTTTCCACGGACGTACTTCTGCTGCTGTGGCCATTACCGATAATCCGAAAATTATAGCTCCTGTTAACGAAACAGACAATGCATTAATTCTACCGTTTAACGACATAGACGCAACGGAAGAAGCATTAAAAAAAGGCGACGTGGCTGCGGTAATTGTTGAAGGAATTCAGGGAATTGGAGGAATTTACGTACCCAACACCGAATTCCTGAACAAGCTAAAACAACTGACCGAAAAATATGTGGCCGTTCTAATCCTGGATGAAATTCAGTCGGGTTACGGACGAAGCGGAAAATTCTTCGCCTACCAGCATACGGATATAAAACCCGACATTGTTACCATGGCCAAAGGAATGGGTAACGGATTCCCGATTGGAGGCGTACTGATTCAACCGGAAATTGAGCCCTGGTTTGGCATGCTCGGAACCACATTTGGTGGTAACCACCTGGCTTGTGCTGCTGCAATTGCAGTTCTGGATGTAATGAAAGAAGAAAACCTGGTGGAGAATGCCGAAAAAGTTGGAAATTACCTGATGGATAAACTGGCGACAATTGATGCAGAGTTTGAGATCAGGGGAGAAGGATTGATGATCGGCTTGGAATTCAAGAAACCAATTGCCGAAATTCGCAAGAAACTGCTTTTCGATTACGGTATTTTTACCGGCGTATCGGGGCAAAATATTATCAGGCTGTTGCCACCGCTCAACCTTACAACCGAACAAGCCGACACCTTTTTAGCAGCATTTGCAAAAGTACTTGGTTCGTTCGCTGAATAA
- the argC gene encoding N-acetyl-gamma-glutamyl-phosphate reductase, translating into MIKVGIIGGAGYTAGELLRILLNHPQAEIGFVQSTSNAGNLISDVHIDLLGETDIKFTDQMPFDEVDVIFLCMGHGKSVEFVKKNTFPQYLKIIDLSHDFRLKRDGNDFVYGLPELNREEIESSERIANPGCFATGIQLALLPLAANDLLQDEIHVQAITGSTGAGQKPTATSHFSWRSSNVSAYKIFEHQHEGEIIQSLTQLQPEFEKDFNFVPIRGNHTRGIFVACYTKFDGSLEEANEIYKDYYADHPFIFVTDKNPGVKQVVNTNKGVIYLEKHGNKLVIISLTDNLIKGASGQAVQNMNLMFGLDEKTGLNLKPVAF; encoded by the coding sequence ATGATTAAAGTTGGAATTATAGGAGGAGCCGGATACACCGCCGGAGAGCTGTTGAGAATTTTATTAAATCATCCGCAAGCAGAAATTGGTTTTGTACAAAGCACCAGCAATGCGGGCAATTTGATTTCGGATGTTCACATTGATTTGCTGGGTGAAACCGATATCAAATTTACCGACCAAATGCCTTTTGACGAAGTGGATGTTATTTTCCTTTGTATGGGGCACGGCAAGTCGGTTGAATTTGTGAAGAAAAATACTTTCCCACAATATTTGAAAATTATCGACTTAAGCCACGACTTTAGATTGAAAAGAGACGGCAACGACTTTGTTTACGGCTTACCTGAATTAAACCGCGAAGAAATTGAGTCATCAGAACGGATTGCCAACCCGGGTTGTTTTGCAACCGGAATTCAGCTGGCACTGTTGCCATTGGCAGCCAACGATTTGTTGCAGGATGAAATTCATGTTCAGGCAATAACCGGATCAACCGGAGCGGGGCAAAAACCAACAGCAACATCGCATTTTAGCTGGAGAAGCAGCAATGTTTCGGCGTACAAAATTTTTGAGCATCAGCACGAAGGAGAGATCATCCAAAGCCTTACGCAATTACAGCCGGAATTTGAAAAGGATTTCAATTTTGTACCCATTCGCGGAAACCATACGCGGGGTATATTTGTAGCTTGTTATACAAAATTTGATGGCTCACTTGAAGAAGCCAACGAGATTTACAAGGATTACTACGCCGATCACCCCTTTATTTTTGTAACCGACAAAAACCCGGGCGTAAAACAGGTAGTAAATACCAACAAAGGCGTAATATACTTGGAAAAACACGGTAACAAACTGGTAATAATCAGCTTAACCGACAATTTAATAAAAGGCGCATCCGGACAGGCAGTTCAGAATATGAACCTGATGTTTGGCCTGGATGAGAAAACCGGACTGAATTTAAAACCGGTAGCATTTTAA
- a CDS encoding argininosuccinate synthase domain-containing protein, protein MSKKLVLAFSGGLDTSFCVKYLKEEKGYDVYTAIANTGGFNDEELKAIEERALALGAVEHITLDVTNEYYEKCIRYMVFGNVLRNNTYPISVSSERAFQAIAIIEYAKEIGAKYIAHGSTGAGNDQIRFDLTFQVLAPEIEIITPTRDMLLTRQYEIDYLKKYGFEADFTKMEYSINQGLWGTSVGGKETLTTNKNLPEEAYPSQLEATETKTIELGFEKGELVSLDGEFYENGPDVIRALEDVASKYAIGRDTHVGDTIIGIKGRVGFEAAAPLITIKAHHLLEKHTLTKWQSYWKEQLGNWYGMFLHEAMYQEPVMRNIEDFLESTQENVTGKVIVKLRPYNFELVGIESEHDLMNSGFGEYGETVEEWTADDVKGFTKILSNSLKIYNKVNGNL, encoded by the coding sequence ATGAGTAAAAAATTGGTACTGGCATTTAGCGGAGGTTTAGACACATCGTTTTGTGTAAAATACCTGAAAGAAGAAAAAGGTTATGATGTTTATACAGCGATTGCCAACACAGGCGGATTCAATGACGAAGAGTTAAAAGCCATTGAAGAACGTGCACTGGCACTGGGTGCGGTTGAACATATTACCCTCGACGTAACCAACGAGTATTACGAAAAATGTATTCGTTACATGGTTTTTGGGAATGTGTTGCGTAATAACACCTACCCTATTTCGGTAAGCTCCGAAAGAGCATTTCAGGCCATTGCTATTATTGAGTACGCCAAAGAAATTGGGGCAAAATACATTGCTCATGGTAGTACCGGTGCTGGAAACGATCAAATCCGTTTCGACCTTACTTTCCAGGTATTAGCGCCCGAGATTGAGATCATCACGCCAACGCGCGATATGTTACTTACGCGTCAGTACGAAATTGATTACCTGAAAAAATATGGTTTCGAAGCCGATTTCACAAAAATGGAATATTCCATTAACCAGGGACTTTGGGGAACTAGCGTTGGCGGAAAAGAAACGTTAACCACCAACAAAAATCTTCCTGAAGAGGCCTATCCAAGTCAACTGGAAGCCACCGAAACAAAAACCATTGAGCTTGGTTTTGAAAAAGGGGAACTGGTTTCGCTGGACGGTGAATTTTACGAAAACGGCCCCGATGTGATTCGTGCGCTGGAAGATGTTGCATCGAAATATGCCATTGGCCGCGACACCCATGTTGGCGATACTATTATTGGAATTAAAGGCCGCGTTGGCTTTGAGGCTGCCGCACCGCTGATTACCATAAAAGCACACCACCTGCTGGAAAAACATACGCTTACCAAATGGCAATCGTACTGGAAAGAACAGTTGGGCAACTGGTATGGAATGTTTTTGCACGAAGCCATGTACCAGGAGCCGGTTATGCGTAACATCGAAGATTTCCTGGAATCAACTCAGGAAAACGTAACCGGAAAAGTGATTGTAAAACTGAGACCTTACAATTTCGAGTTGGTAGGAATTGAATCAGAGCACGACTTAATGAACTCAGGATTTGGCGAGTATGGCGAAACCGTTGAAGAATGGACAGCCGACGATGTAAAAGGTTTTACCAAAATCTTATCGAACTCACTAAAAATCTACAATAAAGTAAACGGAAATTTATAG
- a CDS encoding GNAT family N-acetyltransferase codes for MKRLKDIEVTIASEKHLKFIDAINDAIDSASQQRGTGIARRTYEYLSSKMKEGKAIIALDEENFAGFCYIETWQEKGFVANSGLIVAEGYRGLGLAKAIKKKAFELSRKKYPNSKIFGLTTGLAVMKINHELGYRPVTFSELTLDDQFWKGCQGCINHDILERTGRTKCLCTGMLYDPAWEKPTYANGNGIRKRSLLDLLPKRFVGVAKKKNKITDNKK; via the coding sequence ATGAAGCGATTAAAAGACATAGAAGTAACTATAGCCAGCGAAAAACACCTGAAATTTATCGATGCCATTAACGACGCTATCGACAGTGCATCGCAACAAAGAGGAACAGGTATTGCTCGTCGGACTTATGAATACCTTTCTTCAAAAATGAAGGAGGGAAAAGCAATTATAGCCCTGGATGAAGAAAACTTTGCAGGCTTTTGCTACATAGAAACCTGGCAGGAAAAAGGTTTTGTTGCCAACTCGGGTTTAATTGTTGCTGAAGGATATAGGGGGCTTGGACTTGCTAAGGCCATTAAGAAAAAAGCATTTGAGCTTTCGCGTAAAAAATATCCAAACTCAAAAATATTTGGTTTAACAACCGGGTTGGCGGTTATGAAAATTAACCACGAACTGGGGTATCGGCCGGTTACATTTTCGGAATTGACTTTAGATGACCAATTCTGGAAAGGCTGCCAGGGCTGTATAAACCACGATATTTTGGAGCGTACCGGCCGAACAAAATGCCTGTGCACCGGAATGTTGTACGATCCGGCATGGGAAAAACCAACCTACGCCAACGGAAACGGGATTCGGAAACGCAGCCTGCTCGATCTTCTTCCAAAACGTTTTGTGGGAGTTGCAAAAAAGAAAAATAAAATAACAGATAATAAAAAGTAG
- the argR gene encoding arginine repressor, translating to MKNKAQRQREIRKIIQRGSVHSQDELLVELKRRGYELTQATLSRDLKVLQVAKVPHPAKGYVYTIPENGQSERQNSEHVNRINYLADGFKDIQFSGNLAVIRTIPGYANSIAAVIDSASPWEILGTVAGDDTILIIQREGISKNDLTEALIKILPKLNDKL from the coding sequence ATGAAGAATAAAGCACAACGACAACGAGAAATCCGAAAAATAATACAGAGAGGTAGTGTACACAGCCAGGATGAATTATTGGTTGAACTAAAACGCCGCGGATACGAACTGACACAAGCTACACTATCGCGCGATTTAAAAGTATTGCAGGTAGCCAAAGTGCCACATCCGGCCAAAGGATATGTTTATACGATTCCTGAAAACGGACAATCTGAAAGACAAAATTCAGAACATGTTAACCGCATAAATTACCTTGCCGACGGATTTAAGGACATACAGTTTTCGGGCAATCTGGCCGTTATACGTACGATTCCCGGTTACGCCAACAGCATTGCAGCCGTAATTGATTCGGCTAGTCCGTGGGAAATTTTAGGAACCGTTGCCGGAGACGATACGATATTAATAATACAAAGAGAAGGAATATCGAAAAATGATTTGACTGAGGCATTAATAAAAATTCTGCCGAAGCTAAACGACAAATTGTAG
- the carA gene encoding glutamine-hydrolyzing carbamoyl-phosphate synthase small subunit, whose translation MYKVKQAKLTLEDGTVFMGKSFGSEKSVAGEVVFYTAMTGYPESLTDPSYTGQILVSTYPMIGNYGVPFNKKENGIHKYYESHKLHISGLIISDYSFEFSHWNAEKSLSDWLKEYEVPGLFDIDTRALTKILREKGSMLGKIEFEEEIDFYDPNKENLVAVASCTEREVYGDGEHKVVLVDCGVKNNIIRCLLKRGATVIRVPWDYDYTKEDFDGLFISNGPGDPANCDATVEYIKNVIGVEKPIMGICLGNQLLARAAGAETYKLKFGHRSHNQPVLLEGTNKCYITSQNHGFAVATETLSDEWEPLFTNVNDGTNEGIRHKTKPFFSTQFHPEASSGPVDTEFLFDEFIKNIEESKK comes from the coding sequence ATGTACAAAGTAAAACAGGCAAAATTAACGCTTGAAGACGGGACGGTTTTTATGGGAAAATCCTTCGGAAGCGAAAAGTCGGTGGCCGGAGAGGTCGTTTTTTATACAGCAATGACGGGGTATCCGGAGAGTTTGACTGACCCGTCTTACACCGGACAAATCCTGGTGTCGACCTACCCAATGATTGGAAACTATGGCGTTCCTTTTAACAAAAAAGAGAACGGTATTCACAAGTATTACGAATCGCACAAATTGCACATTTCCGGTCTTATAATCTCAGATTATTCATTTGAATTTAGCCACTGGAATGCAGAAAAAAGTTTGAGCGACTGGCTAAAAGAATACGAGGTGCCGGGCTTGTTTGATATTGACACGAGAGCCTTAACAAAAATTTTACGTGAGAAAGGTTCGATGTTGGGTAAGATTGAATTTGAGGAGGAAATTGATTTTTACGATCCGAATAAAGAAAACCTTGTGGCTGTTGCAAGTTGTACCGAACGCGAGGTTTACGGGGATGGAGAACACAAAGTTGTACTGGTTGACTGCGGCGTGAAAAACAATATTATTCGTTGTTTACTTAAGCGGGGAGCAACTGTTATTCGTGTACCTTGGGATTACGATTATACAAAAGAAGACTTTGACGGATTGTTTATTTCTAACGGACCAGGCGATCCGGCCAATTGCGATGCAACCGTTGAATATATTAAAAACGTAATCGGGGTTGAAAAGCCAATTATGGGAATTTGCCTGGGCAACCAACTGCTGGCACGTGCTGCCGGTGCCGAAACCTATAAATTGAAATTTGGGCACCGAAGCCACAACCAACCTGTGTTGTTAGAAGGAACAAACAAATGTTACATCACTTCGCAAAACCATGGGTTTGCGGTAGCAACCGAAACATTATCTGACGAATGGGAACCATTGTTTACCAATGTAAATGATGGAACTAACGAAGGAATCAGGCATAAAACAAAGCCCTTCTTCTCAACGCAGTTTCATCCGGAAGCATCAAGTGGTCCGGTAGATACTGAGTTTTTATTTGATGAATTCATTAAAAATATCGAAGAGAGCAAAAAATAA
- a CDS encoding four helix bundle protein produces the protein MIADMNKYDLEDRLIRFAANIIRLAELLPKTPIGNHMKGQIVRSGTSPALNYGEAQGAESKNDFIHKMSVCLKELRETFVAIKIIKQSGLVKNLNMLEDCYVENDELISIFVKSIETVKKNNKK, from the coding sequence ATGATTGCAGATATGAACAAGTATGATTTGGAAGATAGATTAATTAGATTCGCGGCCAATATTATCAGGCTTGCAGAATTGCTTCCGAAAACTCCAATCGGCAATCATATGAAAGGTCAAATCGTTAGATCTGGAACTTCGCCTGCACTCAACTATGGAGAAGCACAAGGTGCTGAAAGTAAAAACGACTTTATCCATAAAATGAGTGTTTGTTTAAAAGAATTAAGAGAAACTTTTGTTGCTATTAAAATTATAAAACAATCAGGTCTTGTTAAAAATCTGAATATGCTTGAAGATTGTTATGTCGAGAATGACGAACTGATATCGATCTTCGTGAAAAGTATTGAAACTGTCAAAAAGAATAATAAAAAGTAA